A region of Jonquetella anthropi DSM 22815 DNA encodes the following proteins:
- the upp gene encoding uracil phosphoribosyltransferase, translated as MIVAIGSDHAGFALKQELIAELSKHHEIKDFGTDTAEVSCDYPDPALHVARSVARHEAERGILVCGTGIGMAIAANKVPGAYAADCWSDETAKMSRQHNNANILCLGARVLEAGKAVSMAKAWLETPFEGGRHERRTEKIRAFERSASFASVQGQGQVVVFDHPLIQHKLSVIRDVDTPVKTFRELVSELASLMVYEVTRDLPVEMVEVQTPISRTKAYALAGKKLAIVPILRAGLGMTEGVLNLIPNAKVGHIGLYRDPETLKPVEYYCKLPRDIGERDVLILDPMLATGGSSAAAVDLIKRHGGKKISLVCIIAAPEGIEVVHSAHPDVNIYCAALDTCLNEHGYIVPGLGDAGDRIFGTK; from the coding sequence ATGATCGTTGCGATTGGATCGGATCACGCCGGTTTTGCTCTGAAGCAGGAATTGATTGCGGAGCTTTCAAAACATCACGAGATAAAGGACTTCGGGACAGACACAGCCGAAGTGTCCTGCGATTATCCTGACCCGGCTCTGCACGTCGCCCGAAGCGTGGCGCGTCACGAGGCGGAGCGGGGGATTTTGGTCTGCGGGACGGGCATCGGAATGGCCATTGCGGCCAATAAGGTGCCTGGAGCCTATGCAGCCGACTGCTGGAGTGACGAGACTGCCAAGATGAGCCGGCAGCACAATAACGCCAACATCCTGTGTTTAGGCGCTAGAGTGCTGGAGGCCGGGAAGGCCGTCTCGATGGCGAAAGCATGGCTCGAAACGCCGTTTGAAGGCGGGCGGCACGAGCGCCGGACTGAAAAGATTCGGGCGTTCGAGAGGAGCGCCTCCTTTGCCTCAGTGCAGGGGCAAGGGCAAGTTGTGGTGTTCGATCACCCGCTGATCCAGCATAAGCTGAGCGTCATTCGGGACGTGGACACGCCGGTGAAGACCTTCAGGGAACTGGTGAGCGAGTTGGCCTCGCTGATGGTCTATGAGGTGACGAGAGATCTTCCAGTCGAGATGGTGGAAGTTCAAACGCCCATCAGCCGGACAAAAGCCTACGCCTTGGCAGGAAAGAAGCTGGCTATTGTCCCGATCCTGAGAGCTGGGCTCGGTATGACCGAAGGGGTGCTGAACCTGATCCCCAATGCAAAAGTAGGGCATATCGGGTTGTACCGGGATCCTGAGACCCTGAAGCCGGTGGAGTACTACTGTAAGCTGCCCCGGGATATCGGAGAGCGTGACGTGCTGATTTTGGATCCTATGCTCGCGACCGGCGGCTCGTCCGCGGCGGCAGTCGACTTGATCAAACGGCATGGTGGGAAGAAGATCTCTCTGGTCTGTATCATCGCGGCGCCGGAGGGGATCGAAGTTGTTCACTCGGCGCATCCGGACGTGAACATCTACTGCGCTGCGTTGGACACGTGCCTGAACGAACACGGATACATCGTGCCGGGACTGGGAGACGCCGGCGACCGCATCTTCGGAACGAAATAA
- a CDS encoding glycosyltransferase family 4 protein, with product MLRLALVPEGVSFLWGLLLTPLSIMLAGRFGLIDLPGLRKIHTTPIPRGAGITLWTGFLFWCLVFGPQSQAVRLAATGATMVFFAGYLDDMLSLSPFSRLFIQFAAAVVALSALPSVAVPDYLLYLIWIAGTTNAYNFIDGLNGLALGISSLSFFVLALLGAGLWSGPLAALALGLLPWNFPRAKTFVGDGGVYLLGFLFSVLVVFFIESMHLTFFSKAVLLALVGGVPVIDTLVAVVRRTLAGKSPFYPDRKHLHHRLLDRGLPSWLVVAVLCLFQGFFGLLARLWLIKLRS from the coding sequence ATGCTTCGCTTGGCGCTGGTGCCTGAGGGCGTCTCTTTTCTCTGGGGCTTGCTGTTGACCCCGCTGTCAATTATGCTGGCAGGTCGATTTGGTCTGATCGACCTGCCAGGCCTTCGGAAAATTCACACGACCCCGATCCCCCGCGGTGCCGGCATCACGCTTTGGACGGGATTCCTTTTCTGGTGCCTCGTGTTTGGCCCGCAAAGTCAAGCCGTGCGGCTGGCGGCCACAGGGGCGACCATGGTGTTTTTTGCCGGCTATTTGGACGACATGTTGTCTCTGTCCCCGTTTTCAAGGCTGTTCATCCAGTTTGCGGCGGCAGTCGTCGCGCTGTCTGCCTTGCCTAGCGTTGCGGTGCCGGACTACCTGCTGTATTTGATCTGGATCGCAGGCACGACAAACGCGTACAATTTCATCGACGGCCTGAACGGACTGGCCCTCGGGATTTCTTCTCTTTCCTTTTTTGTGCTGGCGTTACTGGGCGCCGGCCTTTGGAGTGGTCCTCTCGCTGCTCTTGCGTTGGGACTTCTGCCGTGGAACTTTCCCAGAGCTAAAACCTTTGTGGGAGACGGAGGAGTTTACCTGCTCGGTTTCCTGTTCTCTGTCCTAGTTGTCTTTTTTATCGAGTCCATGCACCTGACGTTCTTTAGCAAGGCCGTGCTGTTAGCTTTGGTAGGGGGCGTGCCGGTTATCGATACGTTGGTTGCGGTGGTCAGGCGCACCTTAGCGGGAAAGTCCCCGTTTTATCCGGACCGGAAGCACCTTCACCACAGGCTGCTTGACAGAGGCCTTCCGTCTTGGCTTGTGGTGGCCGTGCTGTGTCTGTTTCAGGGATTTTTCGGCCTGCTCGCGCGGCTGTGGCTTATCAAGCTGCGTTCCTGA
- the murA gene encoding UDP-N-acetylglucosamine 1-carboxyvinyltransferase, producing MAPKRVLKVTGGVPLNGTVAVQGAKNAALPVLASAILLGGGQTLTVHNVPRLMDTETLVTLLQSMGLSVTFSDGTVVAKRCGDLGQELPVTLVQKMRASSLVLGPLLAREGRAVMPLPGGCAIGTRPMDLHLKGLAKMGASVELRHGAVHAESKCLRGGRIYLDFPSVGATENLLMAATLAQGETIIENAAREPEIVNLAASLQAMGAKITGVGTGIIHIHGCSELHSGEVTIIPDRIAAGTYLLAGVITDGHVTVDNVVPQHFDSLLAKLEEAHVSYERAETKVTVFPSRKSFRSVSVSTLPYPGFPTDIQPQMVAALSLASGTSIVKESIFESRFLHVPELKRMGADIEVQGNSAIISGVACLNGSAVKATDLRAGAALTLAGLAADGTTSIHGLCHILRGYEDFERHLAGLGARVAVEEVQDTEGV from the coding sequence TTGGCGCCAAAAAGAGTTTTGAAAGTTACCGGCGGGGTTCCGCTGAACGGGACTGTTGCCGTTCAGGGTGCGAAAAACGCGGCCCTTCCTGTGTTGGCCTCGGCTATTCTTTTGGGTGGGGGCCAGACTCTGACCGTGCACAACGTGCCCCGGTTAATGGATACAGAAACGCTCGTCACTTTGCTCCAAAGCATGGGGCTGTCAGTGACTTTTTCTGATGGAACTGTTGTGGCAAAGCGCTGCGGCGATCTTGGGCAGGAGTTGCCGGTGACGCTTGTCCAAAAGATGAGGGCGTCGTCTTTGGTCCTCGGCCCGCTGCTTGCCCGGGAAGGCCGAGCGGTTATGCCGCTTCCCGGCGGCTGCGCCATTGGAACCCGCCCGATGGATTTGCATCTCAAAGGGCTCGCCAAGATGGGCGCGTCAGTGGAACTCCGTCACGGTGCCGTTCACGCCGAGAGCAAATGCCTTCGCGGCGGGCGGATATATCTCGACTTCCCCTCGGTCGGAGCCACTGAAAACCTCCTGATGGCGGCTACTCTGGCGCAGGGCGAGACGATTATCGAAAACGCGGCGCGGGAGCCTGAAATCGTCAACTTGGCGGCGTCTCTCCAAGCGATGGGGGCTAAGATTACCGGCGTCGGGACCGGCATTATTCATATTCACGGCTGTTCGGAGCTTCACTCCGGCGAAGTAACTATCATCCCGGACCGCATCGCCGCTGGAACGTATCTTCTGGCCGGCGTCATCACGGATGGCCATGTGACGGTTGATAACGTCGTTCCCCAGCATTTTGACTCCCTCTTGGCGAAACTCGAAGAAGCTCATGTGTCCTACGAGAGGGCGGAGACGAAGGTAACAGTCTTTCCGTCTCGGAAGAGCTTCAGGTCTGTCTCTGTCTCCACGTTGCCTTATCCGGGCTTCCCAACGGACATTCAGCCTCAGATGGTTGCTGCCCTGTCATTGGCATCCGGGACGAGTATCGTCAAGGAGAGCATTTTCGAGTCCCGGTTCCTTCACGTTCCCGAGCTCAAACGCATGGGAGCGGACATTGAGGTTCAGGGTAATTCGGCGATCATCAGCGGGGTTGCCTGTCTGAACGGCTCAGCTGTGAAGGCGACTGACCTTCGCGCCGGAGCCGCCCTGACGTTGGCCGGACTTGCTGCCGACGGGACGACGTCGATTCACGGGCTCTGCCATATTCTGCGCGGCTATGAGGACTTTGAACGCCATCTGGCCGGGCTCGGAGCTCGCGTGGCCGTTGAGGAGGTCCAAGACACAGAAGGGGTGTAG
- a CDS encoding uracil-DNA glycosylase family protein yields MATPEQAGSVLSLERRMDLLRQLNQEVGGCSRCGLCETRHSTVPGEGSGENGLMIVGEGPGADEDEQGRPFVGRAGQLLSQILQAAGIDRSRSWITNVVKCRPPKNRTPQIEEVLACQDWLEAQLILLQPKVIVSMGNTPTKWFLHSSMGITKLRGQWFSWRGVDLMPMFHPSYLLREDSRSVGSPKYLTWQDIQNVKKRLDEVGGGS; encoded by the coding sequence ATGGCGACTCCGGAACAGGCAGGTAGTGTGTTGTCTCTGGAGCGGCGCATGGACCTCCTGCGGCAGCTGAATCAGGAAGTGGGAGGCTGTTCTCGCTGCGGTCTGTGCGAAACCCGTCACTCGACCGTCCCCGGTGAAGGCAGTGGGGAAAATGGCTTGATGATCGTCGGCGAAGGTCCTGGCGCTGACGAGGACGAGCAGGGCCGTCCGTTTGTCGGCCGGGCCGGACAGCTGTTGAGCCAGATTCTTCAAGCCGCCGGCATAGACCGTTCCCGTTCATGGATTACTAATGTGGTGAAGTGCCGTCCTCCCAAGAACAGAACGCCCCAAATAGAAGAGGTTTTGGCCTGTCAGGACTGGCTGGAAGCCCAGTTGATCCTGCTTCAGCCGAAGGTCATCGTGTCGATGGGGAACACGCCGACCAAGTGGTTTCTGCACAGCAGCATGGGAATTACCAAGCTGCGGGGGCAGTGGTTTAGCTGGCGAGGCGTTGATCTCATGCCGATGTTTCACCCCAGCTACCTGCTGAGGGAGGACAGCCGAAGCGTTGGCAGCCCCAAATATTTGACGTGGCAGGACATTCAAAACGTGAAAAAACGGCTTGACGAAGTTGGGGGTGGCTCATGA
- the uppS gene encoding polyprenyl diphosphate synthase, with the protein MIGSRKPAHVAVIMDGNGRWAKRRHLPRLLGHRAGVGALERLVRSMKGSGIRYLSVYAFSTENWNRPQQEVNGLMKLFAFYAKRKIRAMAAEGLRVRFAGRRDNLSSDLQSLISWCEAETAGGAEMDLIVCFNYGGRQEIIDAVQAAQKAGCEIRTEEDMKRFLYLPDVPDPDLVIRTSGEMRLSNFLLWQCSYSEFYFTDVLWPDFTPQEFQKALSAFAERDRRYGTVV; encoded by the coding sequence ATGATTGGTTCCCGTAAGCCGGCTCACGTGGCCGTCATCATGGACGGCAACGGGCGCTGGGCAAAACGGCGGCATCTTCCGCGGCTTCTCGGACACAGGGCCGGAGTCGGGGCTCTGGAGAGGCTCGTCCGGTCGATGAAAGGGTCGGGTATCCGATACCTATCGGTTTACGCTTTTTCAACTGAAAACTGGAATCGTCCCCAACAGGAAGTCAACGGACTGATGAAGCTTTTCGCGTTTTACGCGAAGCGGAAGATCCGTGCGATGGCGGCCGAAGGGCTGCGGGTTCGTTTTGCAGGCCGGCGTGATAACCTTTCTTCGGATCTGCAGAGCCTGATCAGTTGGTGTGAGGCCGAGACGGCAGGCGGCGCTGAAATGGATTTGATCGTCTGCTTCAACTACGGCGGCCGTCAGGAAATAATCGACGCTGTCCAAGCGGCCCAAAAGGCCGGTTGTGAGATACGGACGGAAGAGGACATGAAAAGGTTCCTCTACCTTCCGGACGTGCCGGATCCCGATCTCGTCATTCGGACGTCCGGCGAAATGAGGCTGAGCAACTTCCTGCTGTGGCAGTGCAGTTACAGCGAGTTCTACTTTACCGACGTCCTGTGGCCTGACTTTACGCCGCAGGAGTTTCAGAAAGCGCTGAGCGCCTTTGCTGAGAGGGATCGACGATATGGGACAGTCGTTTAG
- a CDS encoding phosphatidate cytidylyltransferase → MGQSFSTNLIYRACTGAILVGVLLGGLFLGGPWWQLLCMLIALASLWEFYSLMRNQHTFPVIVGIAAACYILLTAYRPNWGMVVFALVLSVFVTFLIELIKREFTGESSGADSCGVILMGLVYVVIPWSLMIGLRATPYGHIATLTLFLCTWSCDVFAYLIGSRWGAHHPVCSVSPHKSTEGFIGGALASVLCSALCAFFLKVQPLPFVIIGVVCGTLGQFGDLVESLIKREMGVKDSGNLLPGHGGFLDRFDSILLSGAVTTLIWGYLL, encoded by the coding sequence ATGGGACAGTCGTTTAGCACAAACTTGATTTACCGCGCCTGCACAGGGGCTATCCTTGTGGGCGTTTTGCTGGGGGGGCTATTCCTTGGCGGCCCGTGGTGGCAGCTGCTCTGTATGCTCATAGCTCTGGCGTCACTTTGGGAGTTTTACTCGCTGATGCGGAATCAGCATACGTTCCCTGTGATTGTCGGCATCGCGGCGGCCTGCTATATCCTGCTGACCGCGTACCGTCCGAACTGGGGAATGGTTGTCTTTGCCCTTGTCCTGTCAGTATTTGTCACGTTTCTCATCGAGCTGATCAAGCGCGAGTTCACCGGTGAGAGTTCTGGAGCCGACAGCTGCGGCGTCATTCTTATGGGCCTTGTCTACGTGGTTATCCCATGGAGCCTGATGATCGGCCTGCGGGCGACGCCATACGGACACATTGCCACCTTGACGCTTTTTTTGTGCACGTGGAGCTGCGACGTGTTCGCCTACCTGATCGGCAGCCGATGGGGCGCGCATCACCCGGTTTGTTCAGTCAGCCCTCACAAGTCGACCGAAGGCTTCATCGGCGGCGCCCTGGCCAGCGTGCTGTGCAGCGCGCTGTGCGCGTTCTTCCTTAAAGTTCAGCCGCTGCCATTTGTCATCATTGGAGTGGTCTGCGGGACGCTAGGGCAGTTTGGCGACCTAGTAGAATCGCTGATCAAGCGCGAGATGGGCGTCAAAGACAGCGGAAATCTTCTGCCGGGACACGGCGGGTTCCTTGACCGGTTTGACAGTATTCTGCTGAGCGGCGCGGTCACGACGCTTATCTGGGGCTATCTTCTGTGA
- a CDS encoding 1-deoxy-D-xylulose-5-phosphate reductoisomerase, whose amino-acid sequence MTVQKVGVIGCTGSVGTAVVDVCRAYPERFRLTVLGAGHGGEKLAALGKEFRFAALAAANGDGADPSLKLSAVGREMEDLFVSNAVDHLVIASSGVSAVRLLDRALKLGKTVSLANKESAVLLGPSISGPCLACQLRPLDSEHNAVWQCLKGEKSSDVKKIWLTASGGPFLRRDLSSFGSITPQEAVSHPVWSMGAKISVDSATMINKGIEVIEASYLFGLPSERVSPVILPGSFVHGGVQFADGVLKLLAGTPNMRQSAMNCLMYPDRPKNRIPDLAPIGLGGQSLTFSLPEPERYPGLFLCLDAARRGGVWPLIVLAGDQTAVDAFLAGQIGFNRIAQVLGETLASYDGPASLESLDDRLALYASAGAAAQKAAAGNLKRWSY is encoded by the coding sequence GTGACCGTCCAAAAGGTTGGTGTCATCGGCTGTACGGGAAGCGTCGGCACGGCTGTGGTGGACGTATGCCGGGCCTATCCGGAACGCTTCCGCTTGACAGTCTTGGGAGCCGGCCACGGCGGAGAGAAGCTGGCCGCTCTTGGAAAAGAGTTCCGTTTTGCCGCCCTGGCTGCTGCTAACGGAGACGGCGCGGATCCGTCACTGAAGCTGAGCGCGGTCGGCCGCGAAATGGAAGATCTCTTCGTGAGCAACGCGGTTGATCATCTGGTGATAGCGTCCAGCGGGGTCAGCGCGGTTCGCCTGCTTGACCGGGCGTTGAAGCTGGGAAAGACTGTCTCGCTGGCCAACAAAGAATCTGCCGTCCTCTTGGGGCCGTCGATCTCCGGGCCGTGCTTGGCCTGCCAGCTGAGGCCGCTGGACAGCGAGCACAACGCGGTCTGGCAGTGCCTGAAAGGCGAAAAAAGTTCAGATGTCAAAAAAATTTGGCTGACTGCCTCCGGCGGCCCGTTTCTGCGGCGGGATTTGAGCTCTTTTGGTTCCATCACGCCCCAAGAGGCAGTCAGTCATCCCGTATGGTCGATGGGTGCCAAGATCAGCGTCGACAGCGCGACGATGATTAACAAGGGCATTGAAGTGATCGAGGCTTCATACCTGTTCGGTTTGCCGTCGGAACGCGTTTCGCCGGTCATCCTGCCCGGCTCGTTTGTCCACGGCGGCGTGCAGTTCGCCGACGGGGTCCTCAAACTGCTTGCCGGAACGCCGAATATGCGCCAGTCGGCGATGAACTGTTTGATGTATCCCGACCGGCCGAAAAACCGAATTCCCGATCTGGCGCCAATAGGCCTTGGCGGGCAGTCCCTTACGTTCAGCCTGCCGGAGCCGGAACGCTATCCGGGACTGTTTCTTTGTCTTGACGCAGCCCGTCGCGGCGGCGTTTGGCCCCTGATCGTCTTGGCGGGCGATCAGACGGCCGTCGACGCATTTTTGGCAGGACAAATTGGGTTTAACCGGATCGCTCAGGTGTTGGGGGAGACTTTGGCGTCTTACGACGGCCCGGCGAGTCTCGAGTCCCTTGACGATCGGCTGGCGCTGTATGCCAGCGCCGGGGCGGCTGCCCAGAAGGCGGCCGCAGGAAATTTGAAGAGGTGGAGCTATTGA
- the rseP gene encoding RIP metalloprotease RseP, with the protein MELLTVFWFLVVLFVCVVLHELGHYGAARAVGIKVHEFAFGMGPVVCQRQRWHAVWSWRLLPLGGFVRMAGMGDEEDEDVPQTARFDGKKPYQKLFVVLAGPAANLLLAAVVAASVMYFGGVYDLSRSAVGAVMPGYPAEKAGLLPGDEVLSVNGQNTTDWESLVSAIRREGSSRPITFAVRRNGGTFNVRMTAQAAKNPSDPPLVGIQPAKRRPGIGESFVDGFAFTFRLSFLMIKELGGMIAHPSTAQVAGPVGIAVMAGDAARSGALALLSFLAVISLNLGIVNLLPFPALDGGRAFFAVIEMIQGRPVSEQIERRVHFAGFVVLMIFILAVTWHDVVGLISGAKR; encoded by the coding sequence GTGGAGCTATTGACGGTTTTCTGGTTTCTGGTCGTGCTGTTCGTCTGCGTCGTCTTGCACGAATTAGGACATTACGGGGCGGCTCGGGCAGTCGGCATCAAGGTTCACGAGTTCGCTTTCGGCATGGGACCGGTGGTCTGTCAGAGACAAAGGTGGCATGCGGTCTGGTCGTGGCGTCTTTTGCCGCTTGGCGGGTTTGTCCGAATGGCCGGCATGGGCGACGAGGAAGACGAGGACGTGCCCCAAACGGCTCGCTTTGACGGGAAAAAACCGTATCAAAAACTTTTCGTCGTCTTGGCAGGTCCGGCGGCCAATCTCCTGTTGGCCGCGGTCGTCGCGGCTTCTGTGATGTACTTCGGCGGCGTGTACGACCTGTCTCGATCGGCGGTTGGAGCCGTTATGCCCGGCTATCCGGCCGAGAAAGCGGGGCTGCTTCCGGGAGATGAAGTCCTTTCGGTGAACGGTCAGAACACAACGGACTGGGAGTCTCTTGTCAGTGCCATTCGACGGGAAGGTTCATCTAGGCCAATTACCTTTGCCGTTCGGCGAAACGGCGGGACCTTTAACGTCAGGATGACCGCTCAGGCGGCGAAGAATCCTTCCGATCCCCCGCTCGTGGGGATTCAGCCGGCCAAGCGTCGGCCGGGCATCGGGGAGTCTTTTGTCGACGGTTTTGCCTTCACGTTTCGCCTGTCGTTTCTCATGATTAAAGAGCTGGGAGGTATGATTGCCCACCCTTCTACCGCCCAAGTTGCCGGCCCAGTTGGGATTGCCGTGATGGCTGGCGACGCGGCCCGGTCGGGGGCTCTGGCCCTTTTGTCGTTTCTTGCCGTCATCAGCCTTAACTTGGGAATAGTCAATTTGCTCCCGTTTCCCGCTCTCGACGGCGGCAGAGCGTTTTTCGCGGTGATCGAAATGATTCAAGGACGCCCGGTGTCCGAGCAGATAGAGCGGCGGGTTCACTTTGCCGGCTTTGTCGTCCTGATGATTTTTATTTTGGCCGTGACTTGGCACGACGTCGTCGGCTTGATCTCAGGGGCAAAACGATGA
- the ispG gene encoding (E)-4-hydroxy-3-methylbut-2-enyl-diphosphate synthase, whose protein sequence is MSRRTVTIEGLTIGGSSPVRVESMLSKPLSDLSGCLEQLKSLASHGCELVRVAFPNRQSLPLLEQLNQLSPLPLMADIHFAPVLAESAVQAGLPAVRINPGNMGSPAHLARFVCMAKERGTVIRIGANGGSLNAKQLADAGGDRAAALAAAVGEQVEMLLSCGFEDLIISAKSSNLQEAVRANALLFNRYGEWPFHVGITEAGWGIDGTVKSACGIGAILLSGIGDTIRVSLSQAPEDEADVAWSILRGLGLRQRGGRLVSCPTCGRKQLDTAGIVPQLEEFVKSLPDGFTLAVMGCEVNGPREASCADLGVAGSAAGMIVFRGGQVVARCRVENLIETLKSLVPDRHSH, encoded by the coding sequence ATGAGCCGGAGAACTGTGACGATTGAAGGATTGACCATAGGAGGCTCATCTCCTGTGCGGGTGGAGTCCATGCTGTCCAAACCGCTGTCAGACCTTTCGGGGTGTTTGGAGCAGCTCAAGTCTTTGGCGTCGCATGGGTGCGAACTCGTTCGGGTGGCTTTTCCAAACCGACAAAGCCTTCCTTTGCTTGAACAGCTGAACCAACTTTCCCCGCTGCCTCTGATGGCCGATATCCACTTTGCCCCGGTGCTGGCGGAGTCCGCCGTCCAGGCCGGTCTGCCAGCGGTGCGCATTAACCCGGGGAATATGGGCAGCCCGGCTCATCTTGCCCGGTTCGTGTGCATGGCTAAAGAGCGCGGAACGGTGATCCGTATCGGCGCCAACGGCGGTTCATTGAACGCCAAACAGCTGGCCGACGCGGGAGGTGACCGCGCGGCGGCGCTGGCAGCGGCTGTCGGGGAGCAGGTTGAAATGCTGCTCTCGTGCGGTTTTGAAGACTTGATTATCTCCGCGAAGTCGTCGAACCTTCAAGAGGCCGTCCGAGCAAACGCCCTTTTGTTTAACCGATATGGCGAGTGGCCGTTTCATGTCGGCATTACTGAGGCAGGATGGGGAATTGACGGCACGGTTAAGAGCGCCTGCGGCATCGGCGCCATCCTTCTGTCCGGCATCGGCGACACGATACGCGTCTCGTTGTCCCAAGCTCCAGAGGACGAAGCCGACGTCGCTTGGTCCATCCTTCGAGGTTTAGGGCTGCGCCAGCGGGGCGGGCGTCTTGTGTCCTGCCCGACCTGCGGGAGAAAACAACTCGACACAGCGGGCATTGTCCCGCAGCTGGAAGAGTTCGTGAAGTCACTGCCCGACGGGTTCACGCTGGCTGTCATGGGCTGCGAGGTCAACGGACCACGGGAGGCGAGCTGCGCTGACTTGGGCGTGGCCGGCTCCGCTGCTGGGATGATCGTATTTCGAGGCGGGCAAGTCGTCGCCCGCTGTCGGGTCGAGAACCTGATCGAAACGCTAAAAAGTTTAGTGCCTGACAGACATTCTCATTGA
- the nadE gene encoding NAD(+) synthase encodes MPDLHDTGQMIRLISDWICSQINSAGASGAVLGLSGGLDSATSAGLLVRALGADRVLAVAMPCGSQPADERDARLVAQAFGLRLAVIDLTEAEESLHRALCAAGGVDGLARSNIKPRLRMTSLYALAQSRGYLVCGNSNAAELVTGYFTKFGDSGCDFMPLAGFSKREVRLLARSLGVPTPVVEKPPSAGLRAGQTDESEMGLTYSQIDAFLEGRELDETTYRSIERKRNGSEHKRRLPAAFVPPFRL; translated from the coding sequence ATGCCTGACCTGCATGATACTGGACAGATGATTCGTCTGATTTCAGATTGGATTTGCTCTCAAATCAATAGCGCCGGCGCCTCAGGAGCCGTCCTCGGCCTTTCTGGTGGCCTAGACTCGGCCACGTCCGCCGGGCTGCTCGTTCGCGCCCTTGGAGCCGACCGGGTCTTGGCCGTGGCAATGCCGTGCGGTTCTCAGCCTGCCGATGAGCGGGACGCTCGGCTGGTAGCCCAGGCATTCGGTCTGCGGCTGGCAGTCATCGACCTGACGGAAGCGGAGGAATCGCTGCACCGCGCGCTTTGCGCCGCCGGCGGCGTGGACGGCCTAGCACGGAGCAACATCAAACCGCGCCTTCGGATGACGTCTCTGTACGCTCTGGCGCAGTCGCGGGGGTATCTTGTGTGCGGCAACAGCAACGCCGCGGAGCTGGTGACCGGGTACTTCACCAAGTTCGGGGACAGCGGCTGCGATTTCATGCCGCTGGCAGGCTTTTCTAAACGGGAAGTGCGCCTTTTGGCCCGTTCGCTCGGCGTGCCGACGCCGGTGGTCGAAAAGCCGCCCAGCGCGGGGCTGAGGGCCGGTCAGACCGACGAGAGCGAGATGGGGCTGACGTACAGCCAGATCGACGCGTTTCTCGAAGGTCGGGAGCTGGACGAAACGACCTATCGGAGCATTGAGCGAAAGCGGAACGGCTCAGAACACAAGCGCCGCTTGCCGGCCGCGTTTGTGCCGCCTTTTAGACTGTAG
- a CDS encoding YebC/PmpR family DNA-binding transcriptional regulator: MSGHSKWANIKHRKAAQDAKRGNLFQKLVKAIIIAAKDGGGDPAMNVRLKAAIDRAKAASVPASNIDRAIQRGTGEIEGAMYEELTYEGYGVEGVALVVSVLTDNRNRTTPEIRAMLEHNGGTMGTSGSVMWMFDRKGQITIEGKVDEDELLNAALEAGADDVEVEEDSALVTTDPASLSDVAESLKKAGYNVTEAEQPLVPKTTVTISEVNKARKLMKLIDLLEGHDDVQDVYANYEFPDDVQEALDAEE; encoded by the coding sequence ATGTCGGGACATTCAAAGTGGGCTAATATCAAGCACCGTAAAGCTGCTCAGGACGCAAAGCGCGGGAACCTGTTCCAGAAGCTCGTCAAAGCGATTATCATCGCGGCCAAGGACGGCGGCGGAGACCCGGCGATGAACGTTCGGCTGAAGGCCGCCATCGACCGGGCGAAGGCTGCCAGCGTACCGGCCAGCAACATCGACCGGGCGATTCAGCGCGGTACCGGCGAAATTGAAGGGGCGATGTACGAAGAGCTGACCTACGAGGGCTACGGCGTCGAGGGCGTCGCCCTTGTCGTGAGCGTTCTGACCGATAACCGGAACAGAACGACCCCGGAAATCCGTGCCATGTTGGAACACAACGGCGGCACGATGGGAACGTCCGGCAGTGTGATGTGGATGTTCGACAGAAAAGGCCAGATCACCATTGAGGGCAAAGTGGACGAGGACGAGCTGCTGAACGCCGCCCTTGAGGCCGGGGCTGATGACGTTGAGGTCGAGGAGGACAGCGCGCTCGTCACTACTGATCCTGCTTCACTATCCGACGTGGCCGAGTCGCTGAAAAAAGCCGGCTACAACGTCACTGAAGCCGAGCAGCCGCTGGTACCGAAGACCACCGTCACCATCTCAGAGGTCAACAAAGCCCGCAAGCTGATGAAGCTGATCGACCTGCTTGAGGGCCACGACGACGTGCAGGACGTGTACGCCAACTACGAATTCCCCGACGACGTTCAAGAAGCGCTTGATGCGGAGGAGTGA